The proteins below are encoded in one region of Verrucomicrobiia bacterium:
- a CDS encoding PilN domain-containing protein, with translation MVAKIKAPAVPGSPRFGAWFRRPLKTSRSPLVVLSMHGTSVKVLAAAGTPEKPRIALAKIPMPSDGSEEEAVTQLRQFLSAHGIKEPRIIISCASSFVRAAQLKLPSTDMKELRTMVDLEVEKSSPEAKDETLSYFSLLASRPDGYSQVFVVTCHADIARKGVSLVERLGGRLTHVTCDLDGFLIWLREIKKGKKDADAWIILVDVDNDCTTLTVLHKKKVILHRCLSFGAQDPACEDKLSQEFERSVALLKEEEGEVSISEVLLSGMVPESCVFLADKTGTPLPVRVVPAFPGAELSQESSQALTSGSFTALAGFMSGVPQGDLTPPALRIRRRFEQRIRAGTILMGQLLFAAVILGGVFLKGLHEKTGHEKALFAKVKATEKDAKDVETSLMILKEIKKRMNDRGNLLQSILDMSKATPAPVQWEALTYTKGEGVELKGFSQEMPEVFKMVTELEKSGLFLQAKPQHVAKRKTENQSDVTAFEINAPFFQAAEDHASHS, from the coding sequence ATGGTCGCAAAGATAAAAGCGCCTGCGGTTCCGGGTTCGCCGCGCTTCGGCGCGTGGTTCCGCCGTCCGTTAAAGACTTCCCGGTCGCCGCTTGTCGTGCTTTCGATGCACGGAACTTCCGTCAAGGTCTTGGCGGCCGCCGGGACCCCGGAAAAGCCGCGGATTGCGCTCGCCAAAATTCCTATGCCAAGCGACGGTTCGGAAGAAGAAGCCGTCACGCAGCTGCGGCAATTTCTTTCCGCTCACGGCATCAAAGAGCCCCGCATCATAATTTCCTGCGCGTCGTCGTTCGTGCGCGCGGCGCAGCTCAAGCTGCCTTCCACCGACATGAAAGAGCTTCGGACCATGGTGGATCTGGAAGTCGAGAAAAGCAGTCCGGAGGCGAAGGACGAGACCTTGAGTTATTTCTCGCTTCTGGCTTCGCGCCCCGACGGTTATTCCCAGGTCTTCGTGGTCACCTGCCATGCGGACATCGCGAGAAAAGGCGTGAGCCTTGTCGAACGGCTCGGGGGCCGGCTGACGCATGTCACGTGCGATCTCGACGGCTTTCTCATCTGGCTCCGGGAAATCAAAAAAGGAAAAAAAGACGCCGACGCGTGGATCATTCTCGTGGACGTGGACAATGACTGCACGACACTCACGGTCCTGCATAAAAAAAAAGTGATCCTCCACCGATGCCTTTCTTTTGGGGCGCAGGATCCCGCTTGCGAGGACAAGCTTTCGCAGGAATTCGAGCGGTCGGTGGCCCTCCTGAAAGAAGAAGAAGGCGAGGTTTCCATTTCGGAGGTTCTTCTGTCCGGCATGGTCCCCGAATCCTGCGTTTTTCTTGCCGACAAGACGGGAACACCGCTGCCGGTCCGCGTCGTCCCGGCCTTTCCGGGCGCCGAACTTTCGCAGGAATCTTCTCAGGCCTTGACGAGCGGTTCCTTCACCGCGCTCGCGGGCTTCATGTCCGGCGTTCCGCAGGGCGATTTGACGCCGCCGGCTTTGCGGATCCGGCGCCGGTTCGAGCAAAGAATCCGGGCGGGGACGATCCTCATGGGCCAGCTTCTTTTTGCGGCGGTCATTCTCGGGGGCGTCTTCCTCAAGGGGCTTCATGAAAAGACGGGCCATGAAAAAGCACTGTTTGCCAAGGTCAAAGCCACCGAAAAAGACGCTAAGGATGTGGAAACTTCGCTTATGATCCTCAAGGAAATCAAAAAGCGGATGAACGACCGCGGGAATCTGCTGCAATCCATTCTGGACATGAGCAAGGCGACACCGGCGCCCGTTCAGTGGGAAGCGCTGACCTACACCAAGGGCGAGGGCGTCGAATTGAAGGGCTTCTCGCAGGAAATGCCCGAAGTCTTCAAGATGGTGACCGAGCTCGAAAAGTCCGGCCTTTTTTTGCAGGCCAAGCCCCAGCACGTGGCAAAACGCAAAACGGAAAACCAAAGCGACGTCACCGCATTCGAAATCAACGCTCCTTTTTTCCAGGCCGCGGAGGACCATGCGTCTCATTCCTGA
- a CDS encoding prepilin-type N-terminal cleavage/methylation domain-containing protein, protein MFLGTREKKKTACRFRRCHGTARPRNDVRRGDAGFTLFELLIAMSLMTLALMAVGSVLMGGSRIWQRLECGGSQEQMLLIGFQEMKRDLQSYHAFVPVPFDGQYERVTFPALVRAETEEESELREPGRLAYFFDKRKGLLCKSSTPYRTLRQTRPEDQCVVLAENVDKVSLKYYHYDAEQKSFGWSGTWRDQEPPLSVAVEVVYHDSCTLEKRKKGVEIAIPTGPIG, encoded by the coding sequence ATGTTTCTTGGAACCAGGGAGAAGAAAAAAACAGCATGTCGTTTCAGACGCTGTCATGGTACCGCCCGCCCGCGGAATGATGTCCGCCGCGGCGACGCGGGCTTCACGCTCTTCGAGCTTCTGATCGCCATGTCGCTGATGACCTTGGCCCTCATGGCCGTGGGCAGCGTGCTCATGGGCGGCTCGCGCATCTGGCAGCGCCTCGAATGCGGCGGCTCGCAGGAACAGATGCTGCTCATCGGATTTCAGGAAATGAAGCGCGACTTGCAGTCTTATCATGCTTTTGTGCCGGTGCCGTTTGACGGGCAATATGAGCGTGTCACGTTCCCGGCGCTCGTGCGAGCCGAAACGGAAGAAGAAAGTGAACTCCGGGAGCCCGGCCGTCTGGCCTATTTTTTCGACAAGCGGAAAGGGCTGTTGTGCAAATCTTCCACGCCGTACCGCACCCTGCGGCAGACCCGGCCCGAAGATCAATGCGTCGTCCTGGCGGAGAATGTCGACAAGGTCAGTCTGAAGTATTACCACTATGACGCGGAACAGAAGTCGTTCGGCTGGTCGGGCACCTGGCGCGATCAAGAACCTCCGCTGTCGGTAGCGGTTGAGGTTGTTTACCATGATTCCTGCACGCTCGAAAAAAGAAAAAAAGGCGTCGAGATCGCGATTCCTACGGGACCAATCGGGTAG
- a CDS encoding type II secretion system F family protein produces MPQFRFLAKVNPTQTVEDVLEMESREAVLQYLSKMGYTPLKVIQIQSAAPAAGKISGRAVSFHHLQSFTRQFASLIRSQTPVLRALRVLEEQAESPRLKAILNAVLDNMERNGATLSEALRCFPETFPADYVNLINAGELGGAIEEILDKLAEKMDREAALRSKLQSAVVYPAFVGVMGAVTVVVLLVFVMPRILVMLKRLHVELPWPTRALIALTHILTHPFFWAGAAALAILGIIVWKGLSSQAGELFDKLLLRVPVAGRVALYTEMVRFCRSLGLLMDHGVLIIQALEASIAVVGNRWIRSQLETLPKMVREGHLLTEGMKKLPLASPYLLQTLKVGEEGGRMPEGLLEAANFLEREAVSRMQVLASLLEPVMILAVGAVVGFIVMATMLPIFEISSSIR; encoded by the coding sequence ATGCCTCAGTTTCGATTCCTCGCCAAAGTGAACCCGACGCAGACCGTTGAAGATGTCTTGGAAATGGAAAGCAGAGAGGCTGTGCTGCAGTATCTTTCCAAGATGGGATACACGCCGCTGAAGGTCATCCAGATTCAATCTGCGGCGCCCGCCGCGGGCAAGATCAGCGGCCGCGCGGTTTCTTTCCATCATCTCCAGTCCTTTACGCGTCAATTTGCGAGTCTCATCCGGTCGCAGACGCCGGTCTTGAGAGCGCTCCGCGTCCTGGAAGAGCAGGCGGAAAGCCCGCGCCTGAAAGCGATCCTCAACGCCGTGCTCGATAACATGGAGCGCAACGGCGCGACGCTGTCCGAAGCCTTGCGCTGTTTCCCGGAAACCTTTCCGGCCGATTACGTGAACCTCATCAATGCCGGAGAGCTGGGCGGCGCCATAGAAGAGATCCTGGACAAGCTGGCCGAGAAAATGGACCGCGAAGCCGCGCTGCGTTCGAAGCTGCAGAGCGCTGTCGTTTACCCCGCGTTTGTCGGCGTGATGGGCGCCGTCACGGTGGTCGTCCTTCTTGTTTTTGTGATGCCGCGCATCCTCGTCATGCTGAAACGGCTGCACGTCGAATTGCCCTGGCCCACGAGGGCGCTCATAGCGCTGACGCATATTTTGACGCATCCCTTTTTCTGGGCCGGAGCCGCGGCACTTGCCATCCTCGGGATCATCGTCTGGAAGGGCCTGTCCTCGCAGGCCGGCGAGCTCTTCGACAAACTCTTGCTGCGCGTGCCGGTGGCGGGCCGAGTGGCTCTCTATACGGAAATGGTGAGATTCTGCCGTTCACTGGGACTGCTCATGGACCACGGCGTCCTGATCATCCAGGCGCTGGAGGCCAGCATCGCGGTGGTGGGGAATCGCTGGATCCGCAGCCAGCTGGAGACGCTGCCGAAAATGGTCAGGGAAGGGCATCTGCTGACGGAAGGGATGAAAAAACTCCCTCTGGCTTCGCCGTATCTGCTCCAGACCCTGAAGGTCGGGGAAGAGGGCGGGCGGATGCCGGAAGGATTGCTGGAGGCCGCGAATTTTTTGGAAAGGGAGGCGGTAAGCCGCATGCAGGTGCTGGCGTCGCTTCTGGAACCGGTCATGATTCTCGCGGTGGGAGCGGTCGTCGGATTCATCGTCATGGCCACGATGCTTCCGATCTTCGAAATCAGCAGCTCGATCCGGTGA
- a CDS encoding ATPase, T2SS/T4P/T4SS family produces MKSRMKIGQHLVEKGLITEDQLKQALDAQAKKDRFLGEIFVENGWVTEEQLMESLAEQFKMQLVRLAETAVDPKLKEVFPLKVALHYKVMPLELKGTQLTIAIAAPQDILLLDHVSLALRQKYVLNAVLATGHEIDKAISRFYGLGAETVDRILLREGQPQAQASAEPAVQDIQKSEEASVVKLVNQFLLEAYQRRATDIHLEPFRDKIRLRYRVDGVLETADLPDTMRRFFPAIISRIKVLSGLNLVEKRAPQDGRGSVTVGSQKLDLRVSVLPSSAGEGVVIRILPNAMLYNLSELGLERRNLEIMQKMLAKPYGLMFVTGPTGSGKTTTLYSALKQINTEERKIITIEDPVEYELPGIMQVPVNPQVGMGFAQGLRSMLRHDPDVMMVGEVRDVETAELAIRIALTGHLVLSTLHTNDAASGFARLTDMGIPPYLLASSVSCLVAQRLIRKICDKCRQEVPGVVPRSFHGEGCNACHRTGYNGRMAIYEVLPVTAEIKKLVLQKASVDEIRQLAVDQGMTSLQTEGWAKVKEGLTSPEEVLRITSNETMEI; encoded by the coding sequence ATGAAAAGCAGAATGAAGATCGGCCAGCACCTGGTGGAAAAAGGGCTGATCACCGAAGACCAGCTGAAGCAGGCGCTCGACGCCCAGGCGAAGAAAGACCGATTCCTCGGCGAGATTTTCGTGGAAAACGGATGGGTCACCGAAGAGCAGCTCATGGAATCCCTGGCCGAGCAGTTCAAAATGCAGCTGGTCCGTCTTGCGGAAACGGCTGTCGACCCGAAGCTCAAGGAAGTCTTTCCCCTGAAGGTGGCGCTGCATTACAAGGTCATGCCGCTCGAGCTCAAAGGCACGCAGTTGACGATCGCGATTGCCGCGCCGCAGGACATCCTGCTTCTCGACCATGTCAGCCTTGCGCTCCGGCAAAAGTACGTGTTGAACGCCGTCCTTGCTACCGGGCATGAAATCGACAAGGCCATTTCCCGTTTTTATGGTCTCGGCGCGGAAACCGTGGACAGAATTCTGCTCCGGGAAGGACAGCCCCAGGCCCAGGCCTCGGCCGAGCCCGCGGTTCAGGACATTCAGAAAAGCGAAGAAGCGTCCGTCGTGAAGCTGGTGAATCAGTTTCTGCTGGAAGCCTACCAGCGGAGGGCGACGGACATTCATCTCGAGCCGTTCCGGGACAAGATCCGGCTCCGGTACCGCGTGGACGGTGTGCTCGAAACCGCCGATCTTCCCGACACGATGCGCCGTTTTTTTCCCGCGATCATTTCGCGCATCAAGGTGCTTTCCGGGCTCAACCTCGTGGAAAAACGCGCGCCCCAGGACGGCCGCGGCAGCGTCACCGTGGGCAGCCAGAAGCTGGACCTCAGAGTGTCTGTCCTGCCCAGCTCCGCGGGGGAGGGCGTCGTCATCCGCATTCTGCCCAACGCCATGCTCTATAACCTTTCCGAACTCGGCCTCGAGAGGCGTAACCTCGAGATCATGCAAAAAATGCTGGCCAAGCCTTACGGGCTGATGTTCGTCACGGGGCCGACCGGGAGCGGCAAAACCACGACTCTGTACTCGGCGCTCAAGCAGATCAACACCGAAGAGAGGAAAATCATCACGATCGAGGACCCGGTCGAATACGAGCTTCCGGGCATCATGCAGGTTCCCGTGAATCCCCAGGTCGGCATGGGGTTTGCGCAGGGGCTCCGAAGCATGCTGCGCCATGACCCGGACGTCATGATGGTCGGCGAAGTCCGCGACGTCGAGACCGCGGAACTGGCCATCCGCATTGCCTTGACCGGCCACCTGGTGCTCTCCACGCTGCACACCAACGACGCCGCCTCGGGTTTCGCGCGCCTGACGGACATGGGCATTCCGCCTTACCTGCTTGCGTCTTCGGTGAGCTGCCTCGTGGCGCAGCGCCTGATCCGGAAAATCTGTGACAAATGCAGACAGGAAGTCCCCGGCGTTGTCCCGCGCTCTTTCCACGGGGAGGGCTGCAATGCCTGCCACCGGACCGGCTATAACGGACGCATGGCGATTTACGAAGTCCTTCCTGTCACGGCCGAGATCAAAAAACTCGTGCTTCAGAAAGCCTCGGTCGACGAGATCCGCCAGCTTGCCGTCGATCAAGGCATGACGAGTCTTCAGACCGAAGGCTGGGCGAAAGTCAAGGAAGGGCTGACCTCGCCCGAAGAGGTGCTTCGGATCACAAGCAACGAAACCATGGAGATCTGA
- the gspG gene encoding type II secretion system major pseudopilin GspG has protein sequence MEPRKKTAAFFESQRGFTLIELMIVIIIIGALAALAVPRLAGRTEAARQTAAEADIKGNIALALRLYEVDNGRYPSTEQGLHALLEKPSSSPVPANWKGPYLEELPMDPWGKPYDYKYPSTHPPRDFDLASLGPDGVASDDDIANWRQAEASKT, from the coding sequence ATGGAACCGCGAAAAAAAACGGCCGCATTTTTTGAAAGCCAAAGAGGTTTTACGCTCATCGAACTCATGATCGTGATCATCATCATCGGAGCTCTCGCGGCCCTTGCCGTGCCCAGGCTGGCGGGACGGACCGAGGCGGCAAGGCAAACGGCGGCCGAGGCGGACATTAAGGGAAATATTGCGCTCGCCCTCCGGCTGTATGAAGTCGACAACGGCCGGTATCCGAGCACCGAGCAGGGGCTCCATGCGCTGCTGGAAAAGCCCTCCTCTTCTCCGGTGCCGGCGAATTGGAAAGGCCCTTATCTTGAAGAGCTGCCGATGGACCCCTGGGGCAAACCTTACGATTATAAATATCCCAGCACGCATCCCCCGCGGGATTTTGACCTGGCTTCGCTAGGGCCGGACGGGGTCGCGAGCGATGATGACATCGCAAACTGGCGTCAGGCCGAGGCGTCGAAAACGTGA
- the atpD gene encoding F0F1 ATP synthase subunit beta, with product MDDSKSGKKLNGWVAGVEGPVVEVKFDAGQALPAIFEILETDTKDGRRVVLEVAEHSKGNIVRCIAMSSTLNLQRSAPVRRAGPSIEVPVGAECFGRIMNVLGEPIDKRGRIETSETKAIRVHLGGNRLDKKEINVQKAELLETGIKIIDLLFPMVKGSKTGILGGAGLGKSVLILELIQHIAERHHGAFVFTGVGERVREGNELYHEMKTHNLLSRGMLVYGQMNEPPGARFGAASTGITLAESIQKQNRDVLFFVDNIFRFVQAGAEISTLLGRAPSETGYQPTLASEVAEFHERIRAMEGAGSVTSIEAVYVPADDLTDLAVVTIFTYLDSIIVLSRERVQMGLYPCIDPLQSSSSNMAPEIVGSRHYKTAMEVLKTLSRYEELRRIVSVVGVDELSKADRTLYERARKIQNFLTQPFIVAEVFSGTKGVYVTLDQTLAGCERILSGRLDRQPEETFYMIGALT from the coding sequence ATGGATGATTCAAAATCCGGGAAAAAATTGAACGGCTGGGTGGCGGGCGTTGAAGGCCCGGTCGTCGAAGTGAAATTCGACGCCGGCCAGGCGCTGCCCGCGATTTTCGAAATCCTCGAAACAGACACCAAAGACGGACGCAGGGTCGTACTCGAAGTCGCCGAGCACAGCAAGGGAAACATTGTCCGCTGCATCGCCATGTCGTCCACCCTCAACCTTCAGCGGTCGGCTCCCGTCCGCCGCGCCGGGCCTTCGATCGAAGTCCCGGTGGGCGCGGAATGTTTCGGGCGGATCATGAATGTTCTCGGCGAGCCGATCGACAAGCGCGGGCGCATCGAGACGTCCGAGACCAAAGCGATCCGGGTCCACCTCGGAGGAAACAGGCTGGACAAAAAAGAGATCAACGTCCAGAAGGCGGAGCTCCTCGAGACCGGCATCAAGATCATCGATCTGCTTTTTCCCATGGTGAAAGGCAGTAAGACGGGGATTCTGGGCGGCGCCGGCCTGGGCAAAAGCGTGCTGATCCTCGAACTCATCCAGCACATCGCCGAGCGCCATCACGGCGCTTTCGTCTTTACCGGCGTGGGAGAGCGCGTTCGCGAGGGCAATGAACTGTATCATGAAATGAAAACGCACAACCTGCTGTCCCGCGGCATGCTGGTATACGGGCAGATGAACGAGCCGCCCGGCGCGCGTTTCGGCGCGGCCTCCACCGGCATCACGCTGGCAGAATCCATCCAGAAACAAAACCGCGACGTGTTGTTTTTCGTCGATAACATCTTCCGTTTCGTGCAGGCGGGCGCGGAGATTTCCACGCTTCTGGGCCGCGCCCCGTCGGAAACCGGATACCAGCCCACGCTGGCTTCCGAAGTGGCCGAATTTCACGAAAGGATCCGGGCCATGGAAGGTGCGGGATCGGTGACCTCGATCGAGGCCGTGTACGTGCCCGCCGACGACTTGACCGACCTGGCGGTGGTCACGATCTTCACCTACCTGGATTCGATCATCGTGCTTTCGCGCGAACGCGTGCAAATGGGCCTTTATCCCTGCATCGATCCGCTTCAGTCCTCGTCCTCCAACATGGCGCCTGAAATCGTGGGCAGCCGTCATTATAAAACCGCGATGGAGGTGCTGAAAACGCTCAGCCGTTACGAAGAATTGCGGCGTATCGTTTCCGTCGTCGGCGTGGATGAACTTTCCAAGGCCGACCGGACGCTTTACGAGCGCGCCCGGAAGATCCAGAATTTTCTCACCCAGCCTTTCATCGTGGCCGAAGTCTTTTCCGGCACAAAAGGCGTGTATGTGACACTTGATCAAACCCTGGCCGGCTGCGAACGGATTTTGTCAGGCCGCCTGGACCGGCAACCCGAAGAGACTTTCTACATGATAGGAGCCTTGACGTGA
- a CDS encoding type II secretion system protein yields the protein MPRAGRKKGWLNCRGMTLIEVLVSLVILSTATVFVLGALVKAAEVQRVQECRSKAQFFALSKFAALEMRVLPPQKIDEKQKGRFQDGKDAFEWDVQNSVEAGETQDENGEALQTPLILKRELHVSWNQGEEKNSMSFQTLSWYRPPAE from the coding sequence ATGCCCCGGGCGGGCCGGAAAAAAGGATGGCTGAACTGCCGGGGGATGACGCTCATCGAAGTTCTGGTCAGCCTCGTCATTCTTTCCACGGCCACGGTTTTCGTGCTCGGAGCCCTTGTCAAGGCCGCCGAAGTCCAGAGGGTGCAGGAGTGCCGGAGCAAAGCCCAGTTCTTCGCACTCTCGAAATTCGCGGCCCTCGAAATGCGCGTCTTGCCCCCCCAAAAAATCGATGAAAAGCAAAAAGGCCGCTTCCAGGACGGCAAGGATGCGTTCGAGTGGGACGTCCAGAACTCGGTCGAAGCCGGGGAAACCCAGGACGAAAACGGCGAAGCGCTTCAAACCCCGCTTATTCTGAAAAGGGAATTGCATGTTTCTTGGAACCAGGGAGAAGAAAAAAACAGCATGTCGTTTCAGACGCTGTCATGGTACCGCCCGCCCGCGGAATGA